The DNA sequence GTACTGTAGGAAGTCATGTACACGTCCATTTATAGTGGCCTTCCAGAGGGATGTTTTAAAATCGCGTTCGCCACCTGCCTCTTGTCCATCGATGCTGTGCTCTATATTGCCGGAGAGACTACCATTGCCAGCCGAGTCATCAAAGCAGTGAAATAGCTTCATCTTTTCAGGATCAAGTCGGAGTCCCGCACGCTGTGCCTCCTGTACCATCCATACTAATGGCACATGGCTCAGCGccaggtcttcatctttatCCAAAGTTAATCCACCGCCAATATCAGCATGGCATCCGGCAAACCACACCTCCTCGACGTCCTGGGTGGTATCCTCGTTCTCCGTGAAAGGGCAACCCCCCGCGTCGTATGGCGTTCCTATCGGCTTGTGGGCCTCTTTGTCTATTCGCGGGTTCCCAGAGTTCACAGTTTGTGGACGGACACGAGGGACTGGCCGATAAAATGCCTCTCCTGTGCAACGTCCTTGCTGAAGATGCCCTTGTGGCTCCCGGTGGCCCTGCCGTTTGCGCCGTGTTGACCGTGTGTTTGGATTGTCATCTGAAAGCAAATCCTGGCGAAACTTAGCACGATGCTCGTCGATAGCGACAGCATGCCGAATTACTCTGGCTGACGTTTTGGTTGTGAACGGAAACAGAAACTTATTACGATTCAGTTCGAATCGCGGTATGCTGTTGACGGTGTCGAATAAGCCGAGAAATCGGATCTGCGATACTGGGCGACAGAACGTCTCCCGTAGGGCTTTCATATACGTATATAAatcgtcctttttttttctgtcaCTGTCCGCACTGTTGACACATTTCGCCCACTTGGAGAATATCGACCAAACATAGCGGACCTTCCCTTCGTTCCCTGCCTCTAACAGACCGATATGGTCCAGCATCTCAGCAAGCATACGCGCCACATATGCTCCACGACTGAAACCAAATATGTAAATCCCATCACCAGGGCAGTAAAAGCGCATGAGGAACCTATAGCCATCCATGACGTGTTCGTCAAATGTCGTGCCCACTGCGGCGTCTTTCGTATTCGAAAACCATCTCCTGATCCGATTCTGGTTGGTATTATGGGTCTGCCAGATCGAGGTGGTAAAGGTCCCAAATCCCGGCTGATAATAATGGAATTGACGGGCATCATTACGATCAAGCATCTTCTATTCGTGTAAGGACTGCCCCAGGAAACCAGTTCCTACCACACGGACTTACTCTGTAAATCTTTAGAACATTACTATCTGCTTCATCTCCTCGAAATTTATATCCTGTGCCATCAAAACAGAGGACGAATTCTCGGGCGTCTGCGGCTCCAGCTCTCTCCATGCTAAGGTATTGTTTTTGGTTGTAAGCAGCTATATGATAGTTGCGTTGGAGGAAGACAGAGAAGACCACTTCCGCAAATGTCAGCTGACTACTTTGTTCTTTAAGCTTGAGGTGGAGCTGTCATCACCGATGGGGTACCGGTGGATGGCATGTGGCGAAGTTGGCCTTCGGTAATTCCGATGTCTAGAACTAGCCCTTTTCGATAGTCTCCTTCAGCTCTGCCTTTTGCATCACTTGTAGGCATGGAGAACGATAGATGCCCCTATCTCAACCCTAGAGGTAGAATTGACACTTCAACTGCCCCTTGTGAAAGGTTCCAAAGGCCCTTTTAGAGGCATTCATCGGAAGATTGGCCTCAAAGGCGTTATAGTGGAGTGGAAGAGAGCCATGATTCGCCGCGTTTATTTCGAAAGGACTATGACATATTTCTGACTAATTCTGAAGCTAATCCTTTAAGCTTTGTTGTGGGCTTGCGGAGAGCGGCATTACAGCGAAAGTTTTATTACAAATGTTTAAATAATCATAGGAATACGAATGCTAATGGTCTGGAACCTAGTAAGTCACCTTTGGTTATAATCAATAACGGCTACTGAAACTCTATTGCTTGACCGCAAACACCAGCCAATTTAAATACTTTGGAAAGCTCTTGTGGGGTGATGGTTCCTTTTCGCCGAAACTCCTGATGTCATGGGGTTGCACCTCGTTACCTGGggaaatatatctattagCAGCAAGGCAAAGAGAATAAAACATCTAGTAACCAATTATACTCCTAACTGTGTGGATTTACAGCGCCTGATTGTCGTCCGCAAGGCACGATGCCACCTGTGAACGAAGCCGCTTGGATACTGGCGCCAAAGGGTGACCTAAAGCGATTCAGTGCGGCCTATAACAGCCCTTTAGAGGATGAACTAGTGATAGAGGTAATAATGGCTACTGAAGTAGAACCCTAATCTTATAGCCATTTGACTAACAGGTGTAATAGAATCACGCCGTCGCCATACAACCTTTCGATGCCAATGTCCGCGCCCGGGCGTACATCGATGTGCCttaacgtaatcggtaagcgagcggGCCATGCAAGCGAGCGGGCCAACGTACGCGTTTTCTACGCGTCTATTCTTTTAAGACTATTTAACTACCagccataccaccaaaaatgcctaaattattaaaatattagGTGGAGTAGGAAGACAGGGTCTTATTAGCTATATtagctattaaaaaaaattaaattacTAATATTCGTACGGCAGCTTGTGCTTTTAATATACCCCGTATAATACTTTAA is a window from the Aspergillus oryzae RIB40 DNA, chromosome 6 genome containing:
- a CDS encoding T6SS phospholipase effector Tle1-like catalytic domain-containing protein (uncharacterized conserved protein) is translated as MERAGAADAREFVLCFDGTGYKFRGDEADSNVLKIYRMLDRNDARQFHYYQPGFGTFTTSIWQTHNTNQNRIRRWFSNTKDAAVGTTFDEHVMDGYRFLMRFYCPGDGIYIFGFSRGAYVARMLAEMLDHIGLLEAGNEGKVRYVWSIFSKWAKCVNSADSDRKKKDDLYTYMKALRETFCRPVSQIRFLGLFDTVNSIPRFELNRNKFLFPFTTKTSARVIRHAVAIDEHRAKFRQDLLSDDNPNTRSTRRKRQGHREPQGHLQQGRCTGEAFYRPVPRVRPQTVNSGNPRIDKEAHKPIGTPYDAGGCPFTENEDTTQDVEEVWFAGCHADIGGGLTLDKDEDLALSHVPLVWMVQEAQRAGLRLDPEKMKLFHCFDDSAGNGSLSGNIEHSIDGQEAGGERDFKTSLWKATINGRVHDFLQYGHGVPWPTVLMWKLVEYLPFRRMALQSDGSWKPIRWPLPLGERRDLPKAAQVHGSVIRRMQANPKYRPGNLLRYGNGKHRSPLEDGIGAWEVHAHRGCLVRETYHKKLSETN